The window GACGATTGCCGACGAACTCCACGAACCGACCCACTACGACCAGCACAAACTCTACAAGCGGTGGGGCGAACCCAACCCCGCGATGGACGACTTTCTGGAGGACCTGCGAGCGGCCGGCCACGAAACCTCCCGGACGCACTTCGGCGGAACGACGTTCAAGACGGACGCCGACGTGACCGAGATTCGCGACGCGGTCGAGTAACGGCGACATACCCTCCGATAGCGCTCATCTAACTATGGACCGCCCACGAGAACACCCGCCGTGTCGTTCCGTAAAAGGCTCCGAAACACCGCCTACGCGGAAACGCTTTTCGAGACGGTGGCGGTCGCTCGGCGCGCACAAATTTCCCTCCTGGCTGCCAGCCTCGCGTACTTCGGCTTCCTGTCGCTGTTTCCCTTCGCGTTGCTCGTCGTCATCGTCCTGACGACTCTCGGGGGCGAATACGTCGGCGACGTTGCCGCCGACGTGCTGGCCGACGTCCTCGGCGAGCAAATCAGTCGCCAGTTCGACGACGAGGGATTCATCATGAGCGCCGGCCTGCCCAGCACCCTCGGCAGTCTGGCGGTGCTCCTCTGGGGTGCGATGCGTCTCTACTGGAGTTCCGACCAGGCGTTCGCTGCCATCTACGGCGAACACGGCGATACCACCCTGATATCGACGCTCCGGAACGCGACCCTGGTCTTCCTGACGAACCTGGTCGCGATAGTGCTGTTGGGCGGTATCGGCATCTGGTTCGGCCTCGCCGGCCGGGTCGCCGCGCTGGCCGCCTCGATTCTCCTCTTTCTCGCGCTCATCGTCGTCTTCCTGCCCATCTTCTACATCTTCCCACACGTCGACGTGACCGTCCGCGAGGTGCTCCCGGGCACCGTCCTCACGGCGGGGGTCTGGTCCGTCGCGAGTTCCGGCTTTCGAGTCTACGCGGGGACCGCGAGCACGGTGGCCTACGGGACCGCGGGTGCCATCGTCCTGTTGCTCTCGTGGCTCTACGTCGTCGGTCTCGCCACGCTCGTCGGAGCAGCGCTGAACGCCGTCCTCGGCGGCCACATCGACCCCGACGACGAATGGGTTCCCACCGATTATATGTAGTGTACGGGTACAACCGATGAACGTGAAAGGGCATCTCGACAGGGCTGTGACGGTGACACGGGGCGTCGTCAACGGCGCCCAGTCCGACCGGATTACCTTCATCGCCGCCAGTCTCGCCTACTATGCGTTCATCTCGCTTCTGCCGCTCGTTTTGCTGGCGCTGGTGGCGGCGTCGATACTCGGCGACACCGAAATCGTCGACACGCTGGTGACCGCGGCCGCCGAGACGCTCGGCGAACAGGCCGGCACGCTCGTACAGGACGCCGTCACGGGGGCTGCCGGCCGCGGCGGCGCGACCGTCCTCGGTGTCGTCGTTCTGCTGTGGTCCGGCCTCAAGCTATTCCGCGGCCTCGATATCGCCTTCTCGGAAGTCTACGGTACCCCGGGGCCGGAATCGCTGCTCGACCAGGTCCGCAACGGCGCCGTCGCCCTCGGCGCCGTCGCGCTGGGCGTGGCCGGCACCATCGCCGTCGGTGCCGCCATCGCCTTCCTCGGCGTGAGCGCCATCGCGCAGGGACTCGACGTCATCGGCCTGCTCGGTACGCTCGCGCTCATCGTCGGCCTCACGGTTGCCTTCGTTCCGCTCTACTACGTCCTGCCCGGCACCGACGTCGACCTCCGGGAGGCGCTGCCGGGCGCCGTCTTCGCCGCCGTTGGCTGGGCCGTCCTCCAGACCGGCTTTCGTATCTACGCCGCCAACGCCGGCAGTTACGAGGCCTACGGCGTGCTCGGGGGCGTCCTCCTGCTCGTTACCTTCCTCTATTTCGGCGCGCTCGTATTGCTGCTTGGGGTCGTCCTCAACGCCGTGCTGGCGGGGCGTGCCGACGAGGAAACCGGCCTCGCCGAACCCGACGAAGAACCCGAACCGAAACCGACCGCGATACTCGACGGAATCATGACACGGGACCGCATCGACGACGACGCATCGGACGAGGAGTTGCGCGATGAACTCGAAACGCTCTACGACGAACTCGACCGCTTCGAGGAGCGCATCGACGACCGAACGGTTCACCGCGAGGAGGTCGAAGCCGACCTGAAACGCTACGTGCGCCAGCAGGTCCGCCGCGGGAAGGCCCGCGGCTGGGGGCCGTATCTCGTCTTGCTGTACGGCACCGCGATGACCCTCGGCGCCTTCGCGTACCTCTCCAGCGGCTGGGCCGTCCTCGCGATGCTCGTCATCTGGCTGTCGACGCTCGGCCTCTATGCCCTGATGCTCATCGTCGGCGGAACCGCAAGCGCCGCTCGCCTGCCATTTAGCCTGAAAGAGCGCTTCGAAGACCGATGAACGACCGCGGCATCGGCGAATCCGAAATCATCGCCGCCCTCCCGGAGTTCGTCCTCGTCCTCGCGGCCCTCGTCACGCAACTCGGCGACGTGTGGTTCCTCTTCGGCATCGTCGGCCTGCTGTACTGGTTCGGTGAGACGCTTCCGGGGCCGGTGGCCTTCGACCGGCGCCGAGCGGCCTTCGCTCTGGCGCTCACCATGGGCTACCGTGCGACCGCGACGACGCTGAAGGAGTGGCTGGCGTATCCCCGCCCGCCGGGCGCGGACGTTCCGCCGGCCACCGACCTCGTGCCGGCCGCCATCGAACCGCTGTATGCCGCCGCTTCGACCGGTTCAGGGTTCGGCTTCCCGAGCGGCCACGCGGTCGGTGCGACGGTCGTCTTCGGTGGTATCGCCCTACTGGTCGGTACCCGGCGCGCCTACGCCACCGCCGCTGCTTTGACGGCCATCGTTGCCCTCTCGCGTGTGGTCCTCGGCGTTCACTACTTCGTCGACGTGGTCGCCGGAACCGCCGTCGGCCTCCTCTTCCTCGCGGCCGCCTACCGCGGTTGTGGCGAGGGTTCCAAGCCCGGCCGCGTGTTCTCCATCGCGCTCGCTATCGCCCTCCTCGGCCCGGTTTTGGGCAGTTTCTCCTTCGATTCGATGGCCGTCCTCGGACTCACGCTGGGGGCGCGTATCATGTGGGGCGCCCTCGGTGATGCGGTCCTCCACGAGGAGACGACCCGCGTGGGCGGCGTCGCTTCTGCCGTCTTCGGCGGTATCCTCGCCGCACCGGGCGGTGTCGCCTACGCTATCGACGCCGAACCGTACGTCGCCTTCCTGACGATGGCGGTCGGCCTCGGTGGCGTCATCGCGGCGCCAGTCGTCGGTGAAGCCGTCGCTCGACGTCTGTGAGAAAGGCCCGCGAAACCGACCACGGAGGCGCGGGCAGATGTTTTAGAAAGCATCCGCGCGAGCGAAGCGAGCGCGGTTCCCGGCGCCGAACGCAGTGAGGCGCCGTAGCGAGAGCCTCCAGCCGCGGCCTGCGGGCCGCGTTAGTCGGCTCTCGCGCATATTTTCACCACGTTTTTGCCGAGTGGGTCGCGGCTACGCCGCGACCCGCGTTCTCGTGCAAAAAGTGGGCCTAGAACGTCTCGAGGTACCGGTCGAGTTCCCACTGGGAGACGTCGACGAGGTACTCCTCGAATTCCTGGGTTTTGGCTTCGACGAACTTCTCGCCGATGTGTTCGCCGAGGGCGTCGAGGATGACTTCGTCGTTCTCGAGTTCTTCGACGGCTTCGCCGAGGTTGCTCGGGAGCGTCTCGATGCCATACTCCTCGCGTTTCTGCTCGTCGAACTCGTAGATGTTCTCGCGGACGGGGTCGGGACACTCGAGGCCCTTCTCGATGCCGTCGAGACCGGCGTGGATGAGCGCGGCGAAGGCGAGGTAGGGGTTACACGACGGGTCGGGGAAGCGGGCCTCGATACGGGAGGCGGCCGGGACGCGGGCGGCCGGTTTCCGGATGAGGGCCGAGCGGTTGCGGTCCGACCATGCGACGTAGACCGGCGCCTCGTAACCGGGGACGAGGCGCTTGTAGGAGTTGACCGTCGGGTCGGTGACCGCCGTGATGGCGGGCGCGTGTTCGAGGATGCCAGCGGTGAACTGCTTGGCCGTCTCGCTGAGGTTGAACTCGTCGTCCGCGTCGTGGAAGGCGTTCTCGCCGTCCTCGGTGAAAAGCGAGAGGTGGGTGTGCATCCCCGAGCCGTTGATCTTCGGGATGGGCTTCGGCATGAACGTCGCGTGGAGGTCGTGCTGGGCGGCGATAGCACGGACGACGGTCCGGAAGGTGCCGACGTTGTCGGCGGTGGTCAGGGCGTCGTCGTACTCGAAGTTAATCTCGTGCTGGCCGCGGGCGACCTCGTGGTGGCTGGCCTCGATTTCGAAGCCCATGTCCTCCAGTCCGTAGATGATGTCGCGGCGGACGTCGCTCGCGAGGTCCTTCGGCGCGAGGTCGAAGTAGCCGCCGGCGTCGTTGGTCTTGGTCGTCGCGCGGCCGTCCTCGTCTTCCTCGAAGAGGAAGAACTCGGGTTCGGGCGCGGCGTTGACCTTGTAGCCCATGTCGTGGGCACGCTGCAGGGCGTTCTTCAGGACGCGGCGCGGGTCGCCCTCGAAGGGTTCGCCCGTGGAGGTGTTGTAGACGTCACAGATCATCCGCGCGGAAGCGCCTTCTTCGCGGTCACGCCACGGGAGGATGGCGAACGTCGTCGGGTCGGGCATGAGCCGCATGTCGGATTCCTGGATGCGGACGAAGCCCTCGATAGAGGAACCGTCGAAGTAGATGCCCTCGGTGAAGGCTTTCTCCGCCTGTTCGGCCGGCACGGAGACGTTCTTCACCGTGCCGAGGATGTCGGTGAACTGCAGGCGAAGGAAGTCGACGTTCTCTTCCTCGATCTCGTCGAGGACGTTCTGTTCTTCCGGGGAAAGGCCACCGTCAGTGGCTACGTTTTCGTTCGTCATCTTTCTCGTCACCTGTTTCGTTGAGAGCCATTACTAAAGCCTTGCTCCTTTGCGCAAACCTTCCCTCTATTGCTGTGAAAATGAATATTCGTAAAGTTCTAAACCCCAGGGGTAGTATTGGGGTGTAATGACGTACGAAAATCTCGACCGCAAGTTGGTAAACGCGCTATTGGCTGACGGCCGCGCCTCGCTGCGCTCGCTCGGAGAGGACCTCGACGTCTCGGTGACGACCGTCTCGAACCACATCTCCGACCTCGAAGACCAGGGCATCATTCAGGGGTACAGCCCCGAAATCGACTACGGTGAACTGGGCTACGACGTGACCGCGGTCATCCAGATGAAAGTCGAGGGGAGCGCCCTCCCCGAAATTACCGACCGTCTCTCGGACCACAAACACATGGTCTCGGTCTACGAGGTCACCGGCGACCACGACATCATCGCCATCGGCAAATTCACCGACACCGACCACATGAACGAGCAAATCAAGGAACTGCTCATCGACCCCGACATCAAGGAGTCCAACACCTCGGTCGTCCTCAATACGGTCACCGAACACGAACAGTTCGACCTCGACTTCTGAACGCGGACCGAACGCCCGCCCGACCGTTTCCCACGGCGTCACGCGGGCGCTTGCGAACACGAATTATTCCAGGCAGTAGTCGACGAAGTTCCGCAGAATGCGGAGCCCCGTCTCCCCGGATTTTTCGGGGTGGAACTGCGTGCCGAAGACGTTGCCCGCCTCGTTGGCGACGATTGCGGGGAACTCCACGCTGTAGTCCGTGCTGACGACGACGGCATCGTCGTCGTCGGGGTCGGCGTAGTAGGAGTGGACGAAGTAGGCGTACTCGCCGTCGATGCCCTCCGCGAGCGGGTGTTCGCGCTGGACGTTCAGTTCGTTCCAGCCCATGTGCGGGACCTTCTGGCCCTCGGCGAAGCGGACGTTGGTACCCGGAATCAAATCGAGGCCCTCGACGTCGCCCTGGCCGACGCGTTCGGCCTCCTCGCTGGACGTGAGCAGCATCTGCATGCCGAGACAGATGCCGAAAAGCGGCTTGCCCTCTGCTGCGGCGTCGGCCAACGCGTCACGGAACGGCCCGGCGTTTTCCATCCCCTCGCTGAAGGCGCCGACCCCGGGCAGGACGATGCCGTCCGCCGAATCGAAATCCGCCGGGTCGTCGGTTATCGTCGGCTCGGCGCCGGCGCGTTCCAGCCCCCGCGTCACGCTCCGAAGGTTGCCGAGCCCGTAATCGACGAGGACGACCTCGGCGGTCCGCTGGGTGATGCTCATATCCGAAGATGGGCGGCCACACGCCAAGTGGGTTTCCATCGCGACAGAACGGCGAGAACGGAAAACGGGCGGGCGTTACTTCATGAGCGATTCGGCGAACCGCTCGGGGAACCCGAGGATGAGTTCCTTGATGCTCATCGCCTCGGTGTCGGCCCGCAGTCGCGCGCGGACGCGCTGGCTGAGCAGTTCGACGGAGATGATGAGCAGGAAGATACACAGCAGCGTCGCCATGGCGTTGGTGAACTGGAAGAGGCCGACCTGCGTCT of the Natronomonas halophila genome contains:
- a CDS encoding YihY/virulence factor BrkB family protein — protein: MSFRKRLRNTAYAETLFETVAVARRAQISLLAASLAYFGFLSLFPFALLVVIVLTTLGGEYVGDVAADVLADVLGEQISRQFDDEGFIMSAGLPSTLGSLAVLLWGAMRLYWSSDQAFAAIYGEHGDTTLISTLRNATLVFLTNLVAIVLLGGIGIWFGLAGRVAALAASILLFLALIVVFLPIFYIFPHVDVTVREVLPGTVLTAGVWSVASSGFRVYAGTASTVAYGTAGAIVLLLSWLYVVGLATLVGAALNAVLGGHIDPDDEWVPTDYM
- a CDS encoding YihY/virulence factor BrkB family protein, with translation MNVKGHLDRAVTVTRGVVNGAQSDRITFIAASLAYYAFISLLPLVLLALVAASILGDTEIVDTLVTAAAETLGEQAGTLVQDAVTGAAGRGGATVLGVVVLLWSGLKLFRGLDIAFSEVYGTPGPESLLDQVRNGAVALGAVALGVAGTIAVGAAIAFLGVSAIAQGLDVIGLLGTLALIVGLTVAFVPLYYVLPGTDVDLREALPGAVFAAVGWAVLQTGFRIYAANAGSYEAYGVLGGVLLLVTFLYFGALVLLLGVVLNAVLAGRADEETGLAEPDEEPEPKPTAILDGIMTRDRIDDDASDEELRDELETLYDELDRFEERIDDRTVHREEVEADLKRYVRQQVRRGKARGWGPYLVLLYGTAMTLGAFAYLSSGWAVLAMLVIWLSTLGLYALMLIVGGTASAARLPFSLKERFEDR
- a CDS encoding phosphatase PAP2 family protein, giving the protein MNDRGIGESEIIAALPEFVLVLAALVTQLGDVWFLFGIVGLLYWFGETLPGPVAFDRRRAAFALALTMGYRATATTLKEWLAYPRPPGADVPPATDLVPAAIEPLYAAASTGSGFGFPSGHAVGATVVFGGIALLVGTRRAYATAAALTAIVALSRVVLGVHYFVDVVAGTAVGLLFLAAAYRGCGEGSKPGRVFSIALAIALLGPVLGSFSFDSMAVLGLTLGARIMWGALGDAVLHEETTRVGGVASAVFGGILAAPGGVAYAIDAEPYVAFLTMAVGLGGVIAAPVVGEAVARRL
- the glnA gene encoding type I glutamate--ammonia ligase — its product is MTNENVATDGGLSPEEQNVLDEIEEENVDFLRLQFTDILGTVKNVSVPAEQAEKAFTEGIYFDGSSIEGFVRIQESDMRLMPDPTTFAILPWRDREEGASARMICDVYNTSTGEPFEGDPRRVLKNALQRAHDMGYKVNAAPEPEFFLFEEDEDGRATTKTNDAGGYFDLAPKDLASDVRRDIIYGLEDMGFEIEASHHEVARGQHEINFEYDDALTTADNVGTFRTVVRAIAAQHDLHATFMPKPIPKINGSGMHTHLSLFTEDGENAFHDADDEFNLSETAKQFTAGILEHAPAITAVTDPTVNSYKRLVPGYEAPVYVAWSDRNRSALIRKPAARVPAASRIEARFPDPSCNPYLAFAALIHAGLDGIEKGLECPDPVRENIYEFDEQKREEYGIETLPSNLGEAVEELENDEVILDALGEHIGEKFVEAKTQEFEEYLVDVSQWELDRYLETF
- the lrp gene encoding HTH-type transcriptional regulator Lrp; this translates as MTYENLDRKLVNALLADGRASLRSLGEDLDVSVTTVSNHISDLEDQGIIQGYSPEIDYGELGYDVTAVIQMKVEGSALPEITDRLSDHKHMVSVYEVTGDHDIIAIGKFTDTDHMNEQIKELLIDPDIKESNTSVVLNTVTEHEQFDLDF
- the hisH gene encoding imidazole glycerol phosphate synthase subunit HisH, which codes for MSITQRTAEVVLVDYGLGNLRSVTRGLERAGAEPTITDDPADFDSADGIVLPGVGAFSEGMENAGPFRDALADAAAEGKPLFGICLGMQMLLTSSEEAERVGQGDVEGLDLIPGTNVRFAEGQKVPHMGWNELNVQREHPLAEGIDGEYAYFVHSYYADPDDDDAVVVSTDYSVEFPAIVANEAGNVFGTQFHPEKSGETGLRILRNFVDYCLE